The following proteins come from a genomic window of Falco rusticolus isolate bFalRus1 chromosome 9, bFalRus1.pri, whole genome shotgun sequence:
- the ADIRF gene encoding adipogenesis regulatory factor, with the protein MSAKNFQGLKEQAEGAAKDAANALGQATQDTVNQITDASQKAIDKASKMAQDGVEKATGQAAEAMSGLGKKCGFKK; encoded by the exons ATGTCAGCCAAAAACTTCCAGGGGCTGAAGGAACAGGCTGAAGGTGCAGCGAAGGATGCTG CAAACGCGTTGGGACAGGCTACCCAGGACACAGTCAACCAGATTACAGATGCAAGCCAGAAAG CTATCGACAAGGCTTCCAAGATGGCACAAGACGGGGTAGAAAAAGCAACCGGCCAAGCCGCAGAAGCAATGTCTGGCCTTGGGAAAAAGTGTGGATTTAAGAAATGA